A region from the Tahibacter amnicola genome encodes:
- a CDS encoding sulfite exporter TauE/SafE family protein: MIDNAISLGSALLLGLAASGHCAVMCGGIAGALSLAIPRELGARRRSVLLGAYQLGRISSYALAGASIGGLGWALMPLLDHAGVRLALRGGVALLLIAIAAALLLGKREPGSRLGGRLWLRVAPLARRLMPVRQFPSALLFGAIWGWMPCGFVYSVLILAWLHFDPVQSAMTMLAFGVGTLPGVVAAHLGAPWLMRRFGTVAARRATGVLLVLFALVTIAAPLAGTGHGALHAQTSVDCSVAP, from the coding sequence ATGATCGATAACGCCATCAGCCTCGGTTCCGCGCTGCTACTGGGATTGGCGGCGAGCGGCCACTGCGCCGTGATGTGCGGCGGTATTGCAGGTGCCCTGTCCCTGGCGATACCGCGTGAGCTCGGTGCGCGCCGGCGCAGCGTGTTGCTGGGCGCCTACCAGCTGGGTCGTATCAGCTCCTATGCACTGGCGGGCGCCAGCATCGGCGGCCTGGGATGGGCGCTGATGCCCTTGCTCGATCACGCCGGGGTTCGCCTGGCATTGCGCGGCGGCGTGGCCCTGCTGCTCATCGCCATCGCCGCTGCGCTACTGCTTGGAAAGCGCGAACCGGGCAGCCGGCTGGGTGGGCGGCTATGGCTGCGCGTCGCGCCGCTCGCACGCCGATTGATGCCGGTTCGCCAGTTTCCGTCGGCACTGCTCTTCGGCGCGATCTGGGGCTGGATGCCCTGCGGATTCGTCTATTCAGTCCTGATCCTGGCCTGGCTGCATTTTGACCCCGTGCAGAGCGCGATGACCATGCTTGCGTTCGGGGTCGGGACGTTGCCCGGCGTCGTCGCGGCACACCTGGGCGCGCCGTGGCTCATGCGCCGGTTTGGAACCGTCGCCGCGCGGCGCGCGACGGGAGTCCTCCTCGTGCTGTTCGCCCTCGTCACGATAGCAGCGCCCCTCGCCGGTACCGGCCACGGCGCCCTGCACGCTCAGACATCCGTCGACTGTTCCGTCGCCCCCTGA
- the ccoP gene encoding cytochrome-c oxidase, cbb3-type subunit III produces the protein MTSAWSWFVIAVTLLNVIGLAVLLFATAKKRTAGDEQGATTGHVWDENITELNHPLPRWWLGLFVLTLVFALGYLAVYPGFGNFAGLKGWTSAREVEKDLDTTRDKLESLYAQFRNRPVDDLARDAAALKVGHSIFLNSCAACHGSDARGAAGFPNLADRDWLWGGSAEAVLHSVSDGRVGTMPPLASALPPDGVADVAHYVRSLSGLPHDGRMARAGKDAFEGICAACHGKDGKGNIAVGAPNLTDEAWLYGSSQAAIERAIRQGRSGRMPAWLPLLGEDRVRLVSAWVLAQSQADNPTGSQAGAP, from the coding sequence ATGACGAGCGCCTGGAGCTGGTTTGTCATCGCCGTCACGCTGCTCAACGTGATCGGATTGGCCGTCCTGCTGTTCGCCACGGCGAAGAAGCGCACCGCCGGCGACGAACAGGGCGCCACCACAGGTCACGTGTGGGACGAGAACATCACCGAACTCAATCACCCGTTGCCCCGCTGGTGGCTGGGACTGTTCGTGCTGACGCTGGTGTTCGCACTGGGATACCTGGCGGTTTACCCGGGGTTTGGCAATTTCGCGGGCCTGAAGGGCTGGACGTCGGCGCGTGAAGTCGAAAAGGACCTGGATACCACGCGCGACAAGCTGGAATCGCTCTACGCCCAGTTTCGCAACCGCCCGGTCGATGATCTGGCACGGGATGCGGCGGCGTTGAAAGTGGGCCACAGCATCTTCCTCAACAGCTGCGCGGCATGCCACGGCTCCGATGCACGCGGCGCGGCGGGGTTCCCGAACCTCGCCGACCGCGACTGGCTCTGGGGCGGCAGTGCGGAGGCGGTTCTTCACAGTGTCTCCGACGGCCGCGTCGGCACGATGCCGCCGCTGGCCAGCGCGCTGCCGCCGGACGGCGTCGCGGACGTGGCGCACTACGTGCGATCGCTCTCGGGACTACCGCACGATGGCCGCATGGCGCGGGCGGGCAAGGACGCATTTGAAGGAATCTGCGCGGCATGCCACGGCAAGGACGGCAAAGGCAACATCGCCGTCGGCGCACCCAACCTGACTGACGAGGCGTGGCTGTACGGTTCCAGCCAGGCGGCGATCGAACGCGCGATCCGCCAGGGCCGCAGCGGGCGCATGCCAGCATGGTTGCCGCTGCTGGGCGAGGACCGCGTCCGACTGGTTTCCGCCTGGGTACTGGCGCAGTCGCAGGCGGACAATCCGACGGGCAGCCAGGCCGGCGCCCCGTGA
- a CDS encoding cbb3-type cytochrome oxidase subunit 3, with protein sequence MVSGIMTALLLVMFLGTVGWAYSRRRVSDYEEAALLPLHDAPREKQP encoded by the coding sequence ATGGTCAGCGGCATCATGACTGCGCTGCTATTGGTGATGTTTCTGGGAACCGTCGGCTGGGCCTACAGCCGCCGTCGTGTCAGCGACTACGAAGAGGCAGCCTTGCTGCCACTGCACGACGCGCCGCGGGAGAAGCAGCCATGA
- a CDS encoding DUF72 domain-containing protein, with amino-acid sequence MAQQRGRAYIGISGWRYAPWRGVFYPPGLVQREELAFAAATFSTIEINGTFYSLQRPDYFREWRQQTSAAFRFAVKAPRYITHIRRLRDIEKPLANFFASGVLALDDRLGPLLWQFPPSFAYDEARFSRFLDQLPRTTHEALALARRRETTRMRGRTALPRLPERPLRHAVEIRHESFRSAAFAQALRQRGVALVVADTAGRWPLIEEVTADFVYLRLHGDKALYESGYSAQALDWWATRIDAWRLGTQPDDARRIDTSPLSRRPRDVYCYFDNDVKVHAPFDAYDLSVRLGVAAGTPPRRQSDAADGETARTDWPWRRTSHATRPREARRPKSRG; translated from the coding sequence ATGGCACAGCAACGCGGTCGTGCGTACATCGGGATTTCCGGCTGGCGCTACGCGCCCTGGCGGGGCGTCTTCTATCCGCCAGGCCTTGTGCAACGGGAGGAGCTGGCATTTGCCGCCGCCACCTTCTCGACGATCGAAATCAACGGCACGTTCTACAGCCTGCAGCGTCCCGACTACTTCCGCGAATGGCGCCAGCAGACCTCAGCGGCATTCCGGTTTGCGGTCAAGGCCCCGCGTTACATCACGCACATACGCCGGCTCAGGGACATCGAAAAACCGCTCGCGAACTTCTTCGCATCCGGCGTGCTGGCCCTGGACGATCGTCTGGGACCGCTTCTCTGGCAATTTCCGCCGAGTTTTGCTTACGACGAGGCCCGCTTTTCCCGGTTCCTCGATCAATTGCCGCGTACGACGCACGAGGCGCTGGCACTGGCGCGGCGTCGCGAAACGACGCGAATGCGCGGCCGCACCGCCCTGCCCCGCCTGCCCGAACGCCCCCTGCGTCATGCGGTGGAGATCCGGCATGAAAGCTTCCGCTCAGCCGCATTTGCGCAGGCGCTGCGACAGCGGGGCGTCGCGCTCGTTGTTGCCGACACCGCCGGGCGCTGGCCCCTGATCGAAGAAGTCACGGCGGATTTTGTGTACTTGCGCCTGCACGGCGACAAGGCACTGTACGAAAGTGGCTACAGCGCCCAGGCACTCGACTGGTGGGCGACACGCATCGACGCCTGGCGCCTTGGCACTCAACCGGATGACGCCCGACGCATCGACACATCGCCCCTCTCGCGCCGGCCGCGGGACGTCTACTGCTATTTCGACAACGACGTCAAAGTGCACGCGCCGTTCGACGCCTATGACCTGAGCGTGCGGCTCGGCGTCGCTGCGGGCACGCCACCCCGGCGCCAGTCGGACGCGGCCGACGGGGAAACCGCCCGCACCGACTGGCCGTGGCGGCGGACGTCGCACGCCACGCGTCCGCGTGAAGCACGCCGGCCGAAGTCTAGAGGGTGA
- a CDS encoding MarR family winged helix-turn-helix transcriptional regulator codes for MSQSPEDVLELLHSLFHAIKARHAQVLRDEEDGLAPMEARALNFVARNPGCTAADIAQKSGRDKAQVARLIKTLTERGLLTRQTDDADRRSQRLALTVAGRALQKKVQGHRRRLAADLVADLSPAEQDRLASYLTRLNARMAPGDGSA; via the coding sequence ATGAGCCAGTCCCCGGAAGACGTGCTGGAATTGCTGCATTCGCTCTTCCACGCGATCAAGGCGCGCCACGCCCAGGTGCTGCGCGATGAAGAGGACGGGCTGGCACCGATGGAAGCGCGCGCGCTGAATTTTGTCGCGCGCAACCCCGGGTGCACCGCGGCGGATATCGCCCAGAAGAGCGGTCGCGACAAGGCGCAAGTGGCCCGGCTGATCAAGACACTCACCGAACGCGGCCTGCTCACGCGCCAGACCGACGACGCGGACCGGCGCAGCCAGCGCCTGGCGCTGACGGTCGCCGGGCGCGCGTTGCAGAAGAAGGTGCAGGGGCACCGCAGGCGCCTCGCCGCGGACCTCGTTGCCGACCTGAGCCCGGCGGAGCAGGACAGGTTGGCGAGCTACCTGACCCGTCTCAACGCGCGCATGGCGCCGGGCGACGGGTCCGCCTGA
- the ccoS gene encoding cbb3-type cytochrome oxidase assembly protein CcoS: protein MNILLALIPLSFVLLLLAVWAFFWAVNHAQFDDLESPALSPLVDDRPSRPRAPESPPST from the coding sequence ATGAATATCCTGCTTGCCCTGATTCCGCTGAGCTTCGTCCTGCTCCTTCTTGCGGTGTGGGCATTCTTCTGGGCCGTCAATCACGCCCAGTTCGACGACCTCGAATCACCGGCGCTGTCGCCGCTGGTCGACGACCGTCCGTCCCGGCCACGCGCCCCCGAATCGCCGCCGTCCACATGA
- a CDS encoding multidrug effflux MFS transporter has translation MHSRNTVASPDSPAWLILVLGVLAALGPLTVDMYLPAFPAIALELGTDAAGVKLTLSTFFAGMALGPLVGGPLADRHGRLRMLHIGLGLYVAASIACAMATTVHQLMALRFIQALGGSIGIVVPLAIVRDRYGPRESAQVLSRLVLVMGLAPMLAPLAGSCLLEAVGWRAIFGFQALYALGALVMVAGALAPAGATPQRAAPSPAIEVYGRLLRDRRFVGLALALALTSAGMFGYIAASPALFMSHFGLSPTAYAVLFGANALALVAAAQINHRLLRHYRPEQLLRRGLVALVACSLVTLGMSIAGAVWWAVAAPLMGYLVALGFVHSNGSACAMADQGDNAATASAALGTVRFAVAVVSTAGASALSDRTDGMALVMTACAGLAFLVHRISSRVEKASALPAPDPRPIH, from the coding sequence ATGCATTCACGAAATACGGTGGCGAGCCCGGATTCTCCGGCGTGGTTGATCCTGGTGCTGGGCGTGCTGGCCGCACTGGGGCCGCTGACCGTGGACATGTACCTGCCGGCGTTCCCCGCCATCGCCCTTGAGCTGGGCACGGACGCCGCCGGCGTCAAGCTGACCTTGTCGACGTTCTTCGCCGGCATGGCGTTAGGGCCACTCGTCGGCGGGCCGCTGGCGGATCGCCACGGTCGCCTTCGGATGCTTCACATCGGCCTCGGCCTGTATGTCGCCGCCTCGATCGCCTGCGCCATGGCGACGACGGTTCACCAGCTGATGGCATTGCGCTTCATCCAGGCCCTGGGTGGCAGCATCGGCATCGTGGTGCCGCTGGCCATCGTGCGCGACCGGTACGGTCCGCGCGAATCGGCCCAGGTGTTGTCGCGACTCGTCCTGGTAATGGGACTGGCCCCCATGCTGGCGCCGCTGGCCGGCTCCTGCCTCCTGGAAGCCGTGGGCTGGCGCGCGATCTTCGGTTTCCAGGCACTCTACGCGCTGGGCGCACTGGTGATGGTGGCCGGAGCGCTGGCACCGGCTGGCGCGACGCCACAACGGGCGGCGCCGTCCCCGGCGATCGAGGTCTATGGCCGCTTGCTGCGCGACCGTCGCTTCGTCGGGCTGGCCCTGGCCCTGGCGCTGACGTCCGCGGGCATGTTCGGCTATATCGCTGCGTCGCCGGCGCTGTTCATGAGCCACTTTGGATTGTCGCCGACCGCCTATGCCGTGCTGTTCGGCGCGAATGCACTGGCTCTCGTGGCTGCGGCACAGATCAACCACCGCTTGTTGCGGCACTATCGTCCCGAGCAGTTGCTGCGCCGGGGTCTGGTTGCCCTGGTTGCCTGTTCGCTGGTGACGCTCGGCATGTCCATCGCCGGTGCGGTGTGGTGGGCGGTAGCCGCACCCCTCATGGGTTACTTGGTCGCCCTGGGCTTTGTCCACAGCAATGGCTCGGCCTGCGCGATGGCGGACCAGGGTGACAATGCGGCGACCGCTTCGGCGGCCCTCGGTACGGTGCGTTTTGCCGTCGCCGTCGTTTCCACCGCGGGGGCCAGTGCATTGAGCGATCGCACGGACGGCATGGCTCTGGTGATGACCGCCTGCGCCGGGTTGGCCTTCCTCGTACACCGGATCAGCAGCCGGGTCGAGAAGGCCTCCGCGCTGCCGGCACCCGATCCGCGCCCCATCCACTGA
- the ccoO gene encoding cytochrome-c oxidase, cbb3-type subunit II yields the protein MISHEKLEKNITLMAILIAVAISFGGIVEIVPLMFEAQAITPAPGVKPYTALQLAGRDIYIREGCYGCHSQMVRTLESEVQRYGAYSVAGESVYDRPFQWGSKRTGPDLARVGGRYSDDWHRVHLLNPREVVPDSNMPGYPWLTQSLIDPDDIEASMRALRALGDPYTDADIAGAKKAVTGVVEIEALIAYLQGLGVKSKE from the coding sequence ATGATTTCGCACGAGAAACTCGAAAAAAACATCACCCTGATGGCGATCCTCATCGCCGTCGCGATCAGCTTCGGCGGCATTGTGGAAATCGTTCCACTGATGTTCGAGGCCCAGGCCATCACCCCGGCACCCGGCGTCAAGCCCTACACCGCCTTACAGCTGGCCGGACGCGACATCTACATTCGCGAAGGCTGCTACGGCTGTCATTCGCAGATGGTGCGCACGCTCGAATCGGAAGTGCAGCGCTATGGCGCCTATTCCGTGGCCGGTGAATCGGTATACGACCGCCCGTTCCAATGGGGCAGCAAGCGCACCGGACCGGACCTGGCCCGGGTGGGTGGCCGCTACTCGGATGACTGGCACCGCGTGCACCTGCTCAACCCGCGCGAAGTGGTGCCGGATTCGAATATGCCGGGCTATCCCTGGCTGACCCAGTCGCTGATCGATCCGGATGACATCGAAGCATCCATGCGGGCGCTGCGCGCGCTGGGAGATCCCTACACCGACGCGGATATCGCGGGCGCCAAGAAGGCGGTGACCGGGGTCGTCGAAATCGAAGCGTTGATCGCCTACCTGCAAGGGCTGGGCGTGAAGTCGAAGGAGTAG
- the ccoG gene encoding cytochrome c oxidase accessory protein CcoG produces the protein MKPIPLKLVEPPSQALYVSEAKVYPREIDGRFQRLRTFCVFWLLGMFYLFPWLNLGGRQLVLFDLPARKFHVFGLTFWPQDFYLLALLLIICAVGLFFVTALAGRIWCGYACPQTVWTEVFLWLERWTEGTRNQRMKLDAGPWTRNKVLRKSAKQLLWVSFALWTGFTFVGFFTPIRELAVRVATVDLGGWETFWILFYGFATYGNAGFLREQVCKYMCPYARFQGAMFDTHTLIVSYDSARGEPRGGRRREADLAQLGLGDCIDCNACVQVCPTGIDIRQGLQYECIACAACVDACDSVMQKMDYAPGLIRYTTESGLAGGKARIVRPRTLFYAGLLVVLVSGFAIGVGTRTPVLAELLHDRNALFRETAKGIENSYTVRLVNKTDKDLTLRVSLVDAGPLRLSGSDVVSLAAAETRQLPLTIATAADAVTANRKIHIQFVDDTGQTLAIGRSNFFVPRERRDR, from the coding sequence ATGAAACCGATCCCGCTCAAGCTCGTCGAACCCCCGTCGCAAGCGCTCTATGTATCGGAGGCCAAGGTCTACCCACGCGAGATCGACGGACGATTCCAACGCCTGCGCACGTTCTGCGTGTTCTGGCTGCTCGGCATGTTCTACCTGTTTCCCTGGCTGAACCTGGGCGGCCGGCAACTCGTTCTGTTTGACCTGCCGGCGCGCAAATTCCATGTATTCGGGCTGACCTTCTGGCCGCAGGACTTCTACCTCCTCGCCCTGCTCCTGATTATCTGCGCCGTCGGGCTGTTCTTCGTAACGGCCCTGGCCGGCCGGATCTGGTGCGGCTACGCCTGTCCGCAGACCGTGTGGACCGAAGTGTTCCTGTGGCTGGAGCGCTGGACAGAAGGCACGCGCAACCAGCGCATGAAGCTGGATGCGGGCCCATGGACGCGCAACAAGGTCCTGCGCAAGTCGGCCAAGCAGTTGCTGTGGGTGAGCTTCGCCCTGTGGACCGGCTTCACCTTCGTCGGATTCTTCACGCCCATTCGTGAACTGGCAGTCCGGGTGGCCACCGTCGACCTGGGTGGCTGGGAGACGTTCTGGATCCTGTTCTACGGATTTGCGACCTACGGCAACGCCGGCTTCCTGCGCGAGCAGGTGTGCAAGTACATGTGTCCCTACGCCCGCTTCCAGGGGGCGATGTTTGACACGCATACGCTGATCGTCAGCTACGACAGCGCCCGCGGCGAACCCCGCGGCGGCCGCCGGCGCGAAGCGGACCTGGCCCAGTTGGGCCTGGGTGACTGCATCGACTGCAACGCGTGTGTGCAGGTATGTCCGACCGGCATCGATATTCGCCAGGGCCTGCAATATGAATGCATCGCCTGTGCTGCCTGCGTCGACGCCTGCGACAGCGTGATGCAGAAGATGGATTACGCGCCTGGCCTTATCCGCTACACCACCGAAAGCGGCCTTGCGGGCGGAAAAGCCCGCATCGTGCGTCCGCGAACCCTGTTCTACGCGGGCCTGCTGGTCGTCCTGGTCAGCGGATTTGCCATTGGCGTCGGGACGCGCACGCCGGTGCTCGCGGAGCTGCTGCACGATCGCAATGCACTGTTCCGCGAAACGGCCAAGGGCATCGAGAACAGCTATACCGTGCGCCTGGTCAACAAGACAGACAAAGACCTGACACTGCGCGTTTCCCTGGTGGACGCCGGCCCATTGCGCCTGTCCGGGTCCGACGTCGTCTCGCTGGCAGCCGCGGAAACCCGGCAATTGCCGCTGACGATTGCCACCGCCGCCGATGCGGTGACGGCCAACCGAAAGATCCACATCCAGTTCGTCGACGACACCGGCCAGACGCTGGCGATCGGACGATCCAACTTTTTCGTTCCCCGTGAACGTCGGGACCGCTGA
- a CDS encoding GNAT family N-acetyltransferase, translating into MTSSNAKNDTMNLTPQNARLCALTVADFDTLGELGRTIWRAHYISIITIEQIEYMLNGRYTADKLQRYIDSSECWLELLWVGDELVGYCSYARTADPDELKLEQLYLLPDWHGRGLGGFMLRHVEQRARDVGCSRIMLTVNKQNTNSIAVYRKSGFTVREEAVFDIGNGYVMDDYVMVKNLA; encoded by the coding sequence ATGACTTCTTCCAACGCCAAGAACGACACGATGAACCTGACTCCGCAAAATGCCCGCCTGTGCGCACTGACCGTTGCCGACTTCGACACCCTGGGTGAGCTGGGGCGGACGATCTGGCGCGCCCACTACATATCCATCATCACGATCGAACAGATCGAATACATGCTCAATGGCCGCTATACGGCCGACAAGCTGCAGCGCTACATCGATTCATCCGAGTGCTGGCTGGAGCTGCTCTGGGTTGGCGACGAGCTCGTCGGCTATTGCAGCTATGCGCGAACAGCGGATCCGGATGAGCTCAAGCTGGAGCAGCTCTATTTGCTCCCGGACTGGCACGGACGCGGGCTGGGCGGCTTCATGCTGCGCCATGTGGAGCAGCGGGCCCGTGATGTCGGCTGTTCTCGCATCATGCTGACCGTCAACAAGCAGAACACCAACTCCATCGCGGTCTACCGCAAATCCGGATTTACCGTGCGGGAAGAAGCCGTGTTCGACATCGGCAATGGTTATGTCATGGACGACTACGTCATGGTCAAGAATCTGGCGTAG
- a CDS encoding 4'-phosphopantetheinyl transferase family protein, which produces MTMLQEEYVTEGFAVPKRTGLQPLPADEVHVWYAWSAEFDTPAFRTAALALLSTEERQRHDRYVFDYLKLEYLVTRALCRGVLSRYAATLPSEWTFVANEYGRPEIAAIHDTGDLRFNLSNSRSLVACLVGREVDAGVDVERCERLTDIAGIAEHHFSPTEVEALFALPESERQNRFFQYWTLKESYIKARGMGLSIPLDQFSFALDGDSIGIGFDPALDDTPAHWQFELHRPDERHQMAVGLRHGGKAPFTVLLRAASVESVLEWITAARDAHDSMASWRHTESR; this is translated from the coding sequence ATGACCATGCTGCAGGAAGAGTACGTGACCGAGGGTTTTGCCGTACCGAAAAGGACCGGCTTGCAGCCGCTCCCCGCCGATGAGGTCCATGTGTGGTACGCGTGGTCGGCGGAATTTGACACACCGGCCTTCCGGACGGCGGCGCTGGCCCTGCTCAGCACGGAGGAACGCCAGCGCCATGACCGGTATGTGTTCGACTACCTCAAGCTGGAGTACCTGGTGACGCGAGCGCTATGCCGCGGCGTGCTGTCGCGCTATGCGGCGACGCTGCCGTCGGAATGGACGTTTGTCGCCAACGAATACGGGCGGCCGGAGATTGCTGCCATCCATGACACCGGCGACCTGCGCTTCAACCTGTCCAATTCCCGCAGCCTGGTGGCCTGCCTGGTCGGACGCGAGGTTGACGCGGGTGTTGATGTCGAGCGGTGCGAGCGGCTCACCGATATTGCCGGCATCGCCGAGCACCATTTTTCGCCCACAGAGGTAGAGGCGCTTTTCGCACTGCCGGAGTCGGAGCGTCAGAATCGCTTCTTCCAGTACTGGACATTGAAGGAAAGCTACATCAAGGCGCGTGGCATGGGATTGTCGATACCGCTGGACCAGTTCAGCTTTGCACTTGACGGCGACAGCATCGGCATCGGGTTTGACCCCGCGCTCGACGATACGCCGGCCCATTGGCAGTTTGAACTGCACCGACCCGACGAGCGCCACCAGATGGCGGTGGGCCTGCGGCACGGCGGGAAGGCGCCATTCACGGTGCTCCTGCGCGCGGCCAGCGTCGAATCTGTGCTGGAATGGATCACCGCGGCGCGCGATGCTCACGATTCAATGGCATCGTGGCGTCATACGGAGTCGCGATGA
- a CDS encoding heavy metal translocating P-type ATPase, which yields MPATCFHCTEPCPDDGMLLARVCGVEHPVCCIGCRAAAEWIEGLGLSDYYALRQQPADTALTDTPDYSVWDNAAFEQRYVRRSGTEAEVCVLVEGLRCAACTWLVEQALGGMRGVRDVAVQAAARRLRLRWDTQETALSHILGALARLGYRPHPLDASAMGSLVRREQRDALKRLVVAAVGMMQAMMYAVALYAGVFEGMEEPVRDFFRWLGFFVTTPVVVYAAQPFFVGAWRELAQRRLGMDVPVGAAIALVYIASLVEALRGGDSVYFDSAAMFVFFLLAGRFLEMRARHRATDLVDALARLQPALATVQRADGSTQAIGVHELSHDDTVIVAAGDAIPADGELLSERCRVDESLLSGESAAQTRRRGDRLLAGSVLVQGPALIRVTQWGADTVLSSLLHLVMQAGTTRPRWVRDGEDAAARFVAWILALTAATALAWLSVDPSRAFPAAIAVLVVACPCAFALAVPVALTRALAVLARRGVLVVRPDALQRLTQVRRVLFDKTGTLTNPQPHIIAVQASRETPSTALAWATALQQGNRHPVATALRDASVGLSIPVANALATLPGQGVTGIVAGRALKLGRADFALGDHAPDDDALVLADDEGEIARLRLGERLRDDAQRTVRQLAHRAIRSEIASGDAAEKVEHAASILNVDHWQARLSPAQKLQRLAQLRAEGECVAMVGDGVNDAAVLAAADVGVAMAGAADLAQAQADIVLSGGRLSGLVDAFETAELTRRIMRQNLRWSMAYNLGAVPLAALGLVPPWLAAIGMSVSSLLVILNALRIRVPAASIDAVAVTAREVTA from the coding sequence GTGCCGGCGACCTGTTTCCACTGCACCGAACCCTGCCCCGACGACGGCATGTTGCTCGCCCGCGTCTGCGGCGTGGAACACCCCGTGTGCTGCATCGGTTGCCGTGCAGCGGCGGAATGGATTGAAGGACTGGGCCTGTCGGACTACTACGCCCTGCGCCAGCAGCCGGCGGACACCGCACTGACGGACACGCCGGACTACAGCGTCTGGGACAACGCGGCATTCGAGCAGCGCTACGTACGGCGCAGCGGCACGGAAGCCGAAGTCTGCGTGCTGGTCGAGGGCCTGCGCTGCGCTGCCTGCACATGGCTGGTCGAACAGGCGCTCGGCGGAATGCGCGGCGTGCGTGACGTTGCGGTGCAGGCCGCAGCCCGTCGCCTCCGGCTGCGCTGGGACACGCAGGAAACCGCGCTGTCGCACATACTGGGCGCTCTCGCCCGGTTGGGCTATCGGCCGCATCCGCTGGACGCATCGGCAATGGGTTCCCTGGTCCGGCGCGAACAACGGGACGCCTTGAAGCGCCTCGTCGTCGCTGCAGTCGGCATGATGCAGGCAATGATGTACGCCGTTGCCCTGTACGCCGGCGTCTTCGAAGGCATGGAAGAACCGGTGCGCGACTTCTTCCGCTGGCTCGGCTTCTTCGTGACGACGCCGGTCGTCGTCTATGCCGCACAGCCCTTCTTTGTCGGCGCCTGGCGCGAACTGGCACAACGCCGTCTCGGCATGGACGTTCCTGTCGGTGCGGCGATCGCCTTGGTGTACATCGCAAGCCTGGTGGAAGCCCTGCGCGGCGGCGACTCGGTGTACTTCGACTCGGCCGCCATGTTCGTGTTCTTCCTGCTGGCCGGCCGGTTTCTCGAAATGCGTGCCCGCCATCGCGCCACAGACCTGGTCGACGCTCTGGCGCGGCTGCAGCCCGCACTGGCCACTGTGCAACGCGCGGACGGCAGCACGCAGGCGATTGGCGTGCACGAGTTGTCGCACGATGACACGGTGATCGTGGCCGCCGGCGACGCGATTCCTGCTGATGGTGAATTGTTGTCGGAGCGTTGCCGTGTGGACGAGTCGCTGCTGTCGGGCGAGTCCGCCGCCCAGACACGCCGCCGCGGCGATCGACTGCTCGCGGGCAGTGTCCTCGTGCAGGGGCCTGCGCTGATCCGCGTCACGCAGTGGGGCGCCGACACAGTGCTTTCGTCGCTGCTGCATCTGGTGATGCAGGCAGGCACGACACGACCGCGCTGGGTCCGCGACGGCGAAGATGCAGCGGCACGATTCGTCGCGTGGATTCTCGCGCTGACCGCGGCTACCGCGCTGGCCTGGCTGAGCGTCGATCCGTCACGGGCGTTTCCGGCCGCCATTGCCGTGCTGGTCGTTGCCTGCCCGTGCGCCTTTGCCCTCGCCGTTCCCGTCGCCCTCACCCGTGCCCTGGCCGTGCTCGCTCGACGCGGGGTTCTCGTGGTCCGGCCCGATGCGTTGCAGCGATTGACGCAGGTGCGCCGCGTGCTGTTCGACAAGACCGGCACGCTCACCAACCCGCAACCGCACATCATTGCCGTCCAGGCCTCACGCGAAACCCCGTCCACGGCATTGGCGTGGGCCACCGCATTGCAGCAGGGCAACCGGCATCCCGTTGCCACCGCGCTGCGCGACGCCAGCGTCGGCCTGAGCATTCCGGTCGCCAATGCACTGGCGACGCTGCCTGGGCAAGGTGTCACCGGCATCGTCGCCGGCCGTGCACTGAAGCTCGGTCGTGCAGACTTCGCCCTGGGCGACCACGCACCCGACGACGATGCACTCGTTCTGGCCGATGACGAAGGCGAGATTGCACGCCTGCGCCTGGGTGAGCGATTGCGCGACGACGCGCAGCGTACCGTGCGCCAGCTGGCACACCGGGCGATCCGCTCGGAGATCGCCAGCGGCGACGCGGCGGAAAAAGTGGAGCACGCAGCATCGATCCTGAACGTGGATCACTGGCAGGCGCGGCTGTCGCCAGCGCAGAAGCTGCAACGGCTGGCGCAGCTGCGCGCCGAAGGCGAATGCGTGGCGATGGTGGGCGACGGCGTGAACGACGCGGCCGTACTGGCAGCAGCGGATGTGGGCGTTGCAATGGCCGGCGCCGCGGACCTTGCCCAGGCCCAAGCCGATATCGTGCTGTCCGGCGGGCGCCTGTCTGGCCTCGTCGACGCCTTCGAAACCGCGGAGCTGACGCGCCGCATCATGCGCCAGAACCTGCGCTGGTCCATGGCCTACAACCTCGGCGCTGTTCCGCTGGCCGCACTGGGACTAGTCCCTCCCTGGCTGGCGGCCATCGGTATGTCGGTCAGCTCGCTTCTGGTCATTCTCAATGCATTGCGCATCCGCGTACCGGCAGCGTCGATCGACGCCGTTGCGGTGACGGCGCGCGAGGTGACGGCATGA